A single region of the Raphanus sativus cultivar WK10039 chromosome 1, ASM80110v3, whole genome shotgun sequence genome encodes:
- the LOC108837983 gene encoding pyruvate dehydrogenase E1 component subunit alpha-3, chloroplastic has product MATSFSATLPLHGSQENRLLLPPIRLAPPPSSFLGSTRSLTIPSSRSRLYHAHAARRSPVVGVQEVVKDKKVTNSLLITKEEGLELYEDMILGRSFEDMCAQMYYRGKMFGFVHLYNGQEAVSTGFIKLLTQSDSVVSTYRDHVHALSKGVSARAVMSELFGKVTGCCRGQGGSMHMFSKEHNMLGGFAFIGEGIPVATGAAFTSKYKREVLKQSCEDVTVAFFGDGTCNNGQFYECLNMAALYKLPIIFVVENNLWAIGMSHLRSTSDPEIWKKGPAFGMPGVHVDGMDVLKVREVAKEAVTRARRGEGPTLVECETYRFRGHSLADPDELRDAAEKAKYAARDPITALKKYLMENKLANEGELKMIEKKIDELVEEAVEFADASPQPGRSQLLENVFADPKGFGIGPDGRYRCEDPKFTEGTAQV; this is encoded by the exons ATGGCTACGTCTTTCTCTGCCACGCTTCCTCTCCATGGATCTCAAGAGAACCGTCTCTTACTCCCTCCGATCCGATtggctcctcctccttcttctttcCTCGGATCCACCCGTTCTCTCACCATTCCTTCTTCTCGCAGCAGACTCTATCACGCTCACGCCGCTCGTCGATCTCCCGTCGTCGGCGTCCAGGAAGTCGTCAAGGACAAGAAAGTCACCAACAGCCTG TTGATAACCAAAGAGGAAGGATTGGAGCTGTACGAAGACATGATACTCGGTAGATCATTCGAGGACATGTGTGCTCAAATGTACTACCGAGGCAAGATGTTTGGTTTCGTCCACCTGTACAACGGCCAAGAAGCCGTCTCTACCGGCTTCATCAAGCTCCTCACTCAGTCTGATTCCGTCGTCAGCACGTACCGTGACCATGTCCACGCCCTCAGCAAAGGCGTCTCCGCTCGCGCCGTCATGAGCGAGCTCTTCGGGAAAGTCACCGGCTGCTGCAGAGGCCAAGGTGGATCCATGCACATGTTCTCCAAAGAGCACAACATGCTCGGCGGGTTCGCTTTTATCGGCGAAGGCATCCCTGTCGCCACTGGTGCTGCGTTCACCTCCAAGTACAAGAGGGAAGTCTTGAAACAGAGCTGCGAAGACGTGACTGTGGCGTTCTTCGGAGACGGGACTTGTAACAACGGGCAGTTCTACGAGTGTCTCAACATGGCTGCGCTTTATAAGTTGCCTATTATCTTCGTCGTTGAGAATAACTTGTGGGCCATCGGGATGTCTCATTTGAGATCCACTTCTGATCCTGAGATATGGAAGAAAGGACCTGCGTTTGGGATGCCGGGTGTTCATGTTGACGGTATGGATGTGTTGAAGGTGAGGGAAGTGGCGAAAGAGGCGGTGACGAGAGCTAGAAGAGGAGAAGGTCCGACCTTGGTGGAGTGTGAGACTTACAGGTTCAGAGGACACTCCTTGGCTGATCCTGATGAGCTCCGTGATGCtg ctgagaaagccAAGTACGCGGCTAGAGATCCGATCACAGCACTGAAGAAGTACTTGATGGAGAACAAGCTAGCGAACGAAGGGGAGCTTAAGATGATAGAGAAGAAGATAGACGAGTTGGTGGAGGAAGCGGTGGAGTTTGCAGACGCGAGTCCGCAGCCAGGTCGAAGTCAGTTGCTAGAGAACGTGTTTGCTGATCCCAAAGGGTTTGGAATAGGACCTGATGGACGTTACAGATGTGAGGATCCCAAGTTTACTGAAGGCACTGCTCAAGTCTGA